A portion of the Bifidobacterium sp. ESL0800 genome contains these proteins:
- the gatC gene encoding Asp-tRNA(Asn)/Glu-tRNA(Gln) amidotransferase subunit GatC translates to MPTFTRDTVEHLGQLAQIALTDEEATRMQGELNVIADSINKVQEVASDDVEPTANPVPLEAYLRPDVPEKPLSREDALAGAPATENGMFVAPRILGGEA, encoded by the coding sequence ATGCCTACTTTCACAAGAGATACAGTCGAGCATCTGGGGCAATTGGCCCAAATTGCGCTCACCGACGAGGAAGCGACCCGCATGCAAGGCGAGTTGAACGTCATCGCCGATTCCATCAACAAGGTGCAGGAGGTCGCGTCCGACGACGTCGAACCCACTGCCAACCCGGTTCCGCTCGAGGCGTATCTGCGCCCCGACGTTCCCGAAAAGCCGTTGAGCCGCGAGGACGCGCTCGCCGGAGCCCCGGCCACGGAGAACGGTATGTTCGTGGCACCGCGCATTCTCGGAGGTGAAGCCTGA